Sequence from the Nocardiopsis sp. YSL2 genome:
CCGGACGGCCCGGCCGCCGAGGCCGCAGAGCCCCGTGTCGCCCCGAGCCGGCCGGACGACGCGGGGGCGTCCTCCACCGAGCGGGGCGCGGACAGGGACGCCGCGGAGGAGGCCTCGCGCGTCGCCGCGCGCCGGACGGCCGAGGACCTGGCGGCGGCCGAGGCCGCCGCGCTGGCCCGCCGCCGTGCGGCCGCCGCCGACGGCCCCGTGGCCCGGGACCCCCGGGCCAACGCCAGCATGGCCTCGACCCTGCGGAGTGAGCGGAGCACCGCGCCGTCCCCGGGCACCGGGAGCGCGGCCCCCGGGACCGACGCTCCGGTCGAGGACGTCCCGCAGAGGTCCGGTGAGCACGACCCGCACGACCCGCACGACGGGGTCTTCCACCGTGTCGCCCAGAACGCCCGTCGGCTCGGCCAGCTCTTCGGCCAGCCCGTACCGGGGGAGGAGCCCGCGCCCCGTACCCAGGACGCGCCCAGGCCCGAACTGGAGCTCGACCACGGCACCGGCGAGCAGGACCGGCTCGGCGACACCCCCAACGGGGTGCCCACCCACCGGCCCGAGCCGCGGCCGGCCGAGCACGAGGAACCCGCCTCGGACTCCGGCGGCACGCGGGGCTGGCGACGGCTGGCCAAGGTCGTCACCGGCGGTGCCGCGCCCGTCCGCTCGGACCTGCCCGCCAGTGACATCGAGCGCCTGCGCACCCCGCTGGACTCCCCGCGCGGCCTCGTCGTCCTCGGCTGCACCGGCGGCGCCGGGCAGACCGTGACCACGCTCATGATCGGCCACACCCTGGCCGCCCACCGCGACGACCGCGTCGTGGCCGTCGACGTCAATCCGGGACCCAACGGGCTCTCCCGGCGGGTCGGCGCGCAGAGCCCGGAGACCCTCACCGCCCTGCTCGCCAACGCGGACTCGGTGGAGGACTACGCGCACATGCGCTCCTACGCCAGCCGCGCCGGGACCGGGCTCGAGGTCGTCCAGACCCTCGACGACCCCTACGTCCAGACCCTCGACGAGCGCGACTACACCCAGCTCACCCGGCTCCTGGGCGGGTTCTACTCGGTGACCCTGCTCGACCCGGCGGCCACGGGCGTGGCCCGCTCCCTGCCGGGTGCGGACGGCCTGGTGCTGGTCGCCCCGGCCAGCGCCGACGCCGAGAGGGCGGTGTCCATGACCTTCGACTGGCTTGACGGCAACGGCTACGGAGCCCTGCGGGCCAATGCCGTGCTCGTCGTCAACGGTGTGAGCAAGCGCAGTCTGGGCGACGTGGACGCCGCCGAGCGGGTCGCCCGCGGCCGGTGCCGCGCCATCGTGCGGATCCCGTGGGACGACCACCTCGGGTCGTCCTACACCAGGATCGACGTCGGCGCCCTGCGCCCGGCGACCAAGCGCGCCCACGGCGCCCTGGGCGGGGTCCTGGTCAACGTGCTCACGGGCGCCCGGTAGCCGCTGCGGGCCCCGGACACGGCTCGGGCGGGTGGGGTCGTTCCCACCCGCCCGGTGTGCGGCGGATCAGCGGCCGACCGGTGTGAAGTCGCGCGCCGCGAGGAACTCGGGGCGCGGTCGGCCGGCGCTGAACGGTTTCGTGCAGGTGTTCTCGACGCTGTTGAACACGATGAACACGTTCGAGCGCGGGTAGGGCGTGATGTTGCCGCCCGATCCGTGCATGCAGTTGGAGTCGAACACGGTGACGTCGCCGGCCGCGCCGGTGAGCACGTCGATCCCGTGCCGGTTGGCCAGGAAGGACAGCGAGTCCTGGTCCGGGGTGCCCACGTGCTGGCTCACCAGGGAGTCCCGGTAGTGGTCGTCGGGAGTCTCCCCGACGCACGAGACGAAGGTCCGGTGCGAACCCGGCATGATCATCAGCGCGCCGTTGTGGGTGAAGTTGTCGGTGAGCGCGATGGAGAAGCTGACCGTCCGCATCCGGGGCAGGCCGTCCTCGGCGTGCCAGGTCTCGAAGTCCGAGTGCCAGTAGAAC
This genomic interval carries:
- the thpD gene encoding ectoine hydroxylase, encoding MTLQMDLPTADDYPTRKAAEPALLYRQDPVVWGDAASGPFSADDVKDYGTRGYTQVRSLVSGEEVEAYRAELKRLSADTDLRADERVIVEPSSDEVRSVFEVHKISPVFADLVNDPRLVDRARQLLGSDVYVHQSRINYKPGFGGGSFYWHSDFETWHAEDGLPRMRTVSFSIALTDNFTHNGALMIMPGSHRTFVSCVGETPDDHYRDSLVSQHVGTPDQDSLSFLANRHGIDVLTGAAGDVTVFDSNCMHGSGGNITPYPRSNVFIVFNSVENTCTKPFSAGRPRPEFLAARDFTPVGR